GGTCTATCATCTGCTTAGGCGTAAGGTTATACTTCTCTTTTAAATAATCCTCATTAATCACTTCGATATCGCTTATACCCCTTTTTGAATAGAGTATCTTAGTATGTTCCGATACAAGCTGGAATGAATCTCTGTCTCCGGTAATTACTACGGTATCTATACCTTCTTTGTCAGCCACTTCACTTACGCTTCCTATTATATCATCGGCTTCATAATCGTCTACTTTCAAAGAGATGATATTTGCTGCGTCAAGGAGCCTTTCTATATAAGGTATCTGCTCCCTCAGCTCTTCGGGCATACTTTGTCTTCCCGCTTTATAATCGGCGTATTTATCGTGTCTGAAATTCTTATGTCCCTTATCGAACGCCGCATATAAATAATTTGGTTTTTCATCGCTTATCAATTTTAATATTATATTTAAAAATCCGTAAACCGCATTGGTTGAAATACCTTTCGGAGAATGCATGGGTCTTACCCCGAAAAAGCATTTATAAATAATCGAATATGCGTCTATAATAACAAGTTTTTTCTTCATTGTGTCCTCTCATTCCGTTTAAAATCTTCTTATAAAGGATAACATAAATACGTGGAAAAATAAACATGTTACACCTTTTTCTTGAAGCGTAATTCTGTTATACTATTTTTGACATTAACTTAGGAGAATATTATGGATTTAAGAGAATATTTAAAAGCGGGACTAAAAAAATCAGGTATAGAAATAGAAGATAACAAGGCAGAAAAACTATTAAAATTCATGGAAATAGTTTTAAGAGAAAATAAGAAATTCAACCTTACGGCTATAACCGACGAAAAAGAGTTCATCGAAAAGCATATAATCGACAGTGCCATAGCGGTAAAATACATAAAAAACGAAGGGAAACTCATAGATATAGGTTCGGGAGCGGGAATGCCGGGAATAATCATAAAAATATTAAATGATGATATGGATATACTTCTCCTTGACAGTTTAAACAAAAGAGTAAATTATTTGAACGAAACAATAAAAGAACTTGAACTAAATAATATAGAAGCCATACATGCAAGAGCCGAAGAACTTTCTCACGATAAAGACTACAGAGAAAGTTTTGATTATGTGACCGCAAGAGCGGTAGCTAAGCTAAATGTACTTACCGAGTACACCACTCCTTTTATAAAATCAGGAGGTAAATTCATAGCTTTAAAGGGAAGCAGAGGAAATGAAGAATTAGAGGAAAGCAAAAATGCGATAGGTTCACTTTCATGCAAACTACTGGACACTCATAAGATAAATCTTCCATACTCAAATGCAGAAAGGGATATAATCGTAATAGAAAAGATAAAACCGACTTTAGACAGATATCCGAGAAAGCAGGCGAAAATCAAAAAAAGTCCTCTATAAAAGGCGATACCAAAAAACCACTGAGAGCTCCCCTTCCTCAAATAAAAACCGGCTCGTCAGGTTTTCATATCTTCCTAAAGCAAATTTTGATAATAAAATAAATTCGAAATGATGTATAAAACGTATTTCACACATCCGAAATCAAAGCAAATCTTAAAAAGACTTCAAAGAAGTCTTTTTTTAATATCGATTAAATTAATTATTACAAAAATCCTTTCGTTCCCAATATCAGTCTGAAGACCTAATATATTTTATAAATAAAATATATATTTCTGCATAATATTAACAGTAAAAATCTGACCGATATTCATTAACAGTCTATCACCTTATAAAAAACTATAAAGGTTAATAATTATTTTAAGGTAATATAAGTTATATGACCTAAGTAATTTTAAGCTTTTTATTATTTACATTAAATAAACTTCAAATAATTATCCATACATTTTAAGTATTTAAGTTCTCGGATAATTTATATATAAAAGAGTAAATATGTTTTATATCTTTTGAAGATCATATCAGCTTTACGCATTATAAATTTCCCCAAATAAATCAATTATTTTAAAATCCTTAAATCCTATTTTAAAATATTTTAACTTATTCTTTAATTATAAATCCATTTAAAATAATATTGATAAATTTGATATTGCTTTTATGAATAAAAATATGTTTTTACTTCTCGGACGGTTCACCTCTATCGGTTTTGATATTTTCTGCTATCATTTTCAGGATACCCTTGGAAGTTATGTTGTACACCAACTCGATTATTTCTTCTTCACTATAGTCTTTATTATTCTTTATCCACTTCTTTATAAGCCCGAAGCAAGCCGATACATGATATTCTATGATATATTCGAATTTCTTTTCATTGACAAGTTCAAACTGACTCTTTATAAAGGGAATAAGAAATTCTTTTACCTTATCCTCCAAAATATAATGATGATGATTTTTTAAAAGCAGTTCTATATACTTTTCCTTTGACTTAAATATACTTAAAAACATATACATTATCTTGTCGCTGTTCAAGGCGGTCTCAAAACTATCTATATTAGAGAAGGCTTCTCTCGGTGAAGTCATTATATCTTCTATCGCCTCATCCAGTAAATCGTATATGTTTTCAAAGTAGGAATAAAATGTGGAGCGGTTATATCCGCTGAGTTCGCACAGCTCCCTTATTGATATCTTATCTATCGTTTTTATTTGATATAACTGCCAAAATGCTGTTATAAAATCGTTTCTGGTCTCTTCTCTCTTCATGTAAATACCTCGAAATCATTATAACTCAAAACCGACAATTTGTATATAATTGTTGATTGATTTAAGTGAGCCTTGACATTAGAATGTTATAGATATAAAAAATGACATAAGGAGTGTGATTTATGAATACTATCGAAATAAGTCATTTAACCAAAGACTACGGAAATCACAAAGGTGTATTCGATGTTTCTCTGAGTATTAAAAAAGGAGAAGTCTACGGATATCTCGGTCCCAACGGAGCGGGCAAATCCACGACGATGAGACATCTAATGGGCTTTGTAAGACCCGAAGTCGGAAGTGTAAAGATAAATGATATGGAATGTTGGGATGATCAAAAGAAACTTCAGGAAGATATGGGGTACCTTGCGGGAGAAATCGCTCTTCCCGAAGATATGAACGGTCTTAAATATTTAAAGCTGATTGCGAACATGAGACATATGAAGAGTTTTGCTCATGCGGAAGAACTGCTTGATCTATTCAAAATAGACCCAAATTCAAACATCAAGAGCATGTCTAAAGGAATGAAGCAGAAAGTAGCCATAGTCGCGGCTTTTATGCACGACCCGGAAATACTTCTCCTCGATGAACCCACGAGCGGTCTGGATCCTTTGATGCAAAATAACTTTATAGAACTTATACAAAAGGAAAAATCAAAAGGAAAGACCATAATCCTTTCTTCTCATATATTCGAAGAAGTGGAAAAGACATGCGACAGAGTGGGTATGATAAGAAACGGTAAATTAATAAAAGAATTTACCATAGACGAACTTAAACATTCAAAACTCAAGACGTATAAAGTGGAACTTAAAAATGACAATGACGTACAAAATCTGAAACTAAAATTCCCCGACGCAAAATTCAAAGAAGCGGAAAAACAAATGATAATCTCTATAAACGACAAAGATATAAACACTTTGATAGGAGAATTATCAAAATGCGACATAAACTTTCTAAAGGAAGAAAAACATACGCTTGAAGAATACTTCATGCAGTTCTACGGAGGTAATGACAATGTTTAGTTTCCCTTATTTTAAGCAAACAATAAAATCCAATATGAAGTTCTTATTAGCCTTTACGGCTGTTTTATGCATATTCCTGACTGTAATGTGCTATGTATTCACACCGCAGGCTATGTCGGGTCTACAGTCGGCTACGGCGGGTACCCTTGCGGGCAACCTGTTATCCGGTAACGGTACCCTTGTAGGCTTCATGTCAAATTCATTCTACGCCCTTATGGCGATAATCTTCCCTATGGTTTACTCAATCATGGTAGGAAACAGGATGATAGCGGAAAAAATCGACAAAGGAAGCATGACGGGATTTTTATC
This region of Anaerofustis stercorihominis DSM 17244 genomic DNA includes:
- the rsmG gene encoding 16S rRNA (guanine(527)-N(7))-methyltransferase RsmG, with translation MDLREYLKAGLKKSGIEIEDNKAEKLLKFMEIVLRENKKFNLTAITDEKEFIEKHIIDSAIAVKYIKNEGKLIDIGSGAGMPGIIIKILNDDMDILLLDSLNKRVNYLNETIKELELNNIEAIHARAEELSHDKDYRESFDYVTARAVAKLNVLTEYTTPFIKSGGKFIALKGSRGNEELEESKNAIGSLSCKLLDTHKINLPYSNAERDIIVIEKIKPTLDRYPRKQAKIKKSPL
- a CDS encoding ABC transporter ATP-binding protein, whose translation is MNTIEISHLTKDYGNHKGVFDVSLSIKKGEVYGYLGPNGAGKSTTMRHLMGFVRPEVGSVKINDMECWDDQKKLQEDMGYLAGEIALPEDMNGLKYLKLIANMRHMKSFAHAEELLDLFKIDPNSNIKSMSKGMKQKVAIVAAFMHDPEILLLDEPTSGLDPLMQNNFIELIQKEKSKGKTIILSSHIFEEVEKTCDRVGMIRNGKLIKEFTIDELKHSKLKTYKVELKNDNDVQNLKLKFPDAKFKEAEKQMIISINDKDINTLIGELSKCDINFLKEEKHTLEEYFMQFYGGNDNV
- a CDS encoding TetR/AcrR family transcriptional regulator: MKREETRNDFITAFWQLYQIKTIDKISIRELCELSGYNRSTFYSYFENIYDLLDEAIEDIMTSPREAFSNIDSFETALNSDKIMYMFLSIFKSKEKYIELLLKNHHHYILEDKVKEFLIPFIKSQFELVNEKKFEYIIEYHVSACFGLIKKWIKNNKDYSEEEIIELVYNITSKGILKMIAENIKTDRGEPSEK